One genomic region from Euzebya tangerina encodes:
- a CDS encoding pirin family protein has protein sequence MANPLDATAPDAVLQTFPLNGQGPWPTVDPFLFCVHHDDDYPEGDEELGPCAPLVGRNIGMDFSGADGWSMYHGSLVPGFPQHPHRGFETISFMRNGFMDHSDSLGAAARFGRGDVQWMTAGSGIVHAEMFPLLNSQERNATELFQIWINLPASDKMVPPHFSMLWDHEIPKHTLLDGTGRPVDITVVAGQLVEGHAPATPPPHSYASRADADVHIWHAGFAEGASWQPPVAAHPDTRRVVYVFGDGVVRINGQELTGGNGAVIRCDVPVTITDDTPGAALTDDGHAAEVLILGGRPIDEPIVQYGPFVMNTKAEIAKAYDDYSETGFGGWPWAAADPNHGHEVKRFAKHADGRVEELAAT, from the coding sequence ATGGCCAACCCACTTGACGCAACCGCACCCGACGCCGTCCTCCAGACCTTCCCGCTGAACGGGCAAGGGCCGTGGCCGACGGTGGACCCGTTCCTCTTCTGCGTCCACCACGACGACGACTATCCCGAGGGCGACGAGGAACTCGGCCCCTGTGCGCCGCTCGTCGGCCGCAACATCGGGATGGACTTCTCGGGTGCCGATGGGTGGTCGATGTACCACGGCTCCCTGGTTCCCGGGTTCCCCCAGCACCCGCACCGCGGGTTCGAGACGATCTCGTTCATGCGCAACGGGTTCATGGACCACTCCGACTCGCTGGGCGCCGCAGCACGGTTCGGCCGTGGTGACGTCCAGTGGATGACAGCCGGATCCGGGATCGTCCACGCCGAGATGTTCCCGCTGCTGAACAGCCAGGAGCGCAACGCGACCGAGCTGTTCCAGATATGGATCAACCTGCCGGCCAGCGACAAGATGGTGCCGCCGCACTTCTCGATGCTGTGGGATCACGAGATCCCCAAGCACACCCTGCTGGACGGGACGGGACGACCGGTCGACATCACCGTCGTGGCCGGTCAGTTGGTCGAGGGGCACGCTCCCGCCACTCCCCCGCCCCACTCCTACGCCTCCCGCGCGGACGCTGACGTCCACATCTGGCACGCCGGGTTCGCCGAGGGGGCATCATGGCAGCCGCCGGTGGCGGCACACCCGGACACGCGGCGGGTCGTCTACGTCTTCGGTGACGGCGTGGTGCGCATCAACGGGCAGGAGCTCACCGGCGGCAACGGTGCTGTGATCCGCTGTGATGTCCCGGTGACGATCACCGACGACACGCCGGGGGCTGCGCTCACCGATGACGGGCATGCAGCTGAGGTGCTCATCCTGGGTGGACGCCCGATCGACGAACCCATCGTCCAGTACGGCCCCTTCGTGATGAACACCAAGGCCGAGATCGCCAAGGCCTACGACGACTACTCCGAGACCGGCTTCGGCGGGTGGCCGTGGGCGGCCGCCGACCCCAACCACGGTCACGAGGTCAAGCGGTTCGCCAAGCACGCCGACGGCCGGGTGGAGGAACTCGCCGCCACCTGA
- a CDS encoding M48 family metalloprotease, whose protein sequence is MATIGLVAAITAVVLFGPLGLLMIGGAVWGATRSGGHTSGRAVIRALGARPLGYWEAPDLHTLVQGLASRAGLRGRPALALLPDRMLNALASGRDDDGVVAISPGLLRALDRRQLAGVMAHEISHIAAGDLRIMRVAHVLARGTQSLTTIGTIGLLLFGPGAIGGGFSTLTILAVLWAPSLATLLLLALSRSREYQADADAVALTNDAEGLAQALNVLDQHAGAAWEAAHPRRSMPAEWLRTHPTTAKRVERLRQLHLERQQLSRPDGPYRLAA, encoded by the coding sequence GTGGCCACCATCGGATTGGTGGCTGCCATCACGGCCGTGGTCCTGTTCGGACCGCTCGGTCTGCTGATGATCGGCGGTGCGGTCTGGGGGGCGACCCGGTCCGGTGGCCACACCTCGGGCCGCGCGGTCATCCGTGCCCTGGGGGCTCGGCCGCTCGGCTACTGGGAGGCGCCGGATCTGCACACGCTCGTGCAGGGGCTCGCCTCCCGCGCCGGGCTTCGCGGCAGGCCGGCACTCGCCCTTCTACCGGACCGGATGCTGAATGCCCTGGCCAGTGGTCGTGACGACGACGGTGTCGTGGCGATCTCCCCCGGGCTACTCCGCGCGCTCGACCGACGCCAACTGGCCGGCGTGATGGCGCATGAGATCAGTCACATCGCCGCCGGGGACCTCCGCATCATGCGGGTGGCTCACGTCCTGGCGCGCGGCACCCAGTCCCTGACGACGATCGGCACGATCGGACTGCTGCTGTTCGGGCCGGGTGCCATCGGTGGAGGGTTCTCGACGCTGACGATCCTGGCCGTGCTGTGGGCCCCGAGCCTTGCCACGCTCCTGCTGCTGGCCCTCAGCCGGTCCCGTGAGTACCAGGCGGATGCGGATGCTGTGGCGCTCACCAACGATGCCGAGGGGTTGGCACAGGCCCTGAACGTGCTGGACCAGCACGCCGGCGCTGCCTGGGAGGCGGCGCACCCACGTCGGTCGATGCCGGCGGAGTGGCTGCGCACCCACCCCACGACGGCCAAGCGCGTGGAGCGGCTGCGCCAACTCCACCTGGAACGCCAGCAGCTGTCCCGTCCCGATGGGCCCTATCGGCTGGCGGCCTGA
- a CDS encoding NADPH:quinone oxidoreductase family protein, which produces MRAIHITSLDGPSAVDVVDIPAPEPTGDQVLIDVRAAGVAFPDLLQTRGLYQLKPEMPFVPGVEVAGVIRSAPSDSGFSEGDRVMAFGMLGGMAEQLAVSSSSTFALPDELSFEQGAAFPMNYHTAHFSLVRRGQLQSGETVLVHGAAGGVGTATIQVAKALGARVIAVVSTDEKAAVAREAGADDVIRSDGPWKDEAKALTDGRGVDVIMDPVGGDRFTDSIRALAPEGRLLVVGFAAGSIPEVRVNRLLLSNTTLVGCAWGGFLMQEPAIVHDIGDALDAMIREGALAPPIGAALPLERAAEALTLLDERKATGKVVLTVGAD; this is translated from the coding sequence ATGCGCGCCATTCACATCACATCCCTGGACGGACCCTCAGCGGTGGACGTCGTCGACATCCCGGCTCCGGAGCCGACCGGTGACCAGGTCCTGATCGACGTCCGGGCCGCCGGGGTGGCGTTCCCCGATCTGCTGCAGACCCGCGGGCTGTACCAGCTCAAGCCGGAGATGCCGTTCGTCCCCGGGGTCGAGGTGGCCGGCGTGATCCGCAGCGCGCCGTCGGACTCCGGCTTCAGCGAGGGCGATCGGGTGATGGCGTTCGGGATGCTGGGCGGGATGGCCGAACAGCTTGCGGTGTCCTCCTCCAGCACCTTCGCACTGCCGGACGAGCTCAGCTTCGAGCAGGGCGCGGCCTTCCCGATGAACTATCACACCGCCCACTTCTCGCTGGTCCGTCGCGGGCAGCTGCAGTCGGGCGAGACCGTCCTGGTCCACGGCGCTGCCGGCGGTGTCGGCACGGCGACGATCCAGGTCGCGAAGGCCCTGGGTGCGCGGGTCATCGCGGTGGTCAGCACGGATGAGAAGGCCGCGGTCGCCCGAGAGGCGGGAGCCGATGACGTCATTCGCAGCGACGGGCCGTGGAAGGACGAGGCGAAGGCGCTGACGGACGGCCGGGGGGTCGACGTGATCATGGATCCCGTCGGCGGGGATCGGTTCACGGACTCGATCCGGGCGCTGGCGCCCGAGGGACGGCTGCTCGTCGTGGGCTTCGCGGCCGGGTCGATCCCCGAGGTCCGGGTGAACCGGCTGCTGCTGTCCAACACGACCTTGGTCGGCTGCGCCTGGGGTGGCTTCCTCATGCAGGAGCCCGCGATCGTCCACGACATCGGTGACGCACTCGACGCGATGATCCGGGAGGGGGCGTTGGCACCACCGATCGGTGCGGCACTGCCGCTCGAGCGGGCCGCCGAGGCGCTGACCCTGCTGGACGAGCGGAAGGCCACCGGCAAGGTGGTCCTGACCGTCGGCGCAGACTGA